From the Chryseobacterium fluminis genome, the window ATTTGTATGCTGATAACTGCATTGATTTAATAGAAAAAGGGACAGGTGCTTTAAAAGCACCTGTCCCTTTTTCTATTAAATCCGTCAAAACATATGTACTATTTCTCAGGATTTAATATGCTCATTATGAAAGTTGAGTATTATTAAGAATCTTAATAACCTCTTCACGGCTTTTGCTTAGTTTATTTTCTAATCTTCCCAGCAATTCATTTTCTTTTCCTTTTTCAAGCGCTAAATCTGAATCTTTAAGCTGTGAAAATTTTTCTTTTAATTGTTTTGATTGTTCTTTCCAATCTCCTGTAATTTTAAAAGCCTCATGAGCTTTATTGTGACTTGTATTCATAATTCGAATTTGTATGTAACAGAATTATTACAATCCAAAGATG encodes:
- a CDS encoding CsbD family protein — translated: MNTSHNKAHEAFKITGDWKEQSKQLKEKFSQLKDSDLALEKGKENELLGRLENKLSKSREEVIKILNNTQLS